In Terriglobales bacterium, the genomic stretch GACTTCGTTCACCGAAACAAAGCGGTTGTAGACGTAACAAACTGTGTCCTCGAGACCCTTCGCCATTACCGGTCCACTCAGCTGTTGGAATTTGAGAGCGAAGTACAGTCTGCGGCGGTACATCATCTCGTCCAGTCGCCCGCCTTTGAGCTCCAGGGTGTCGCGCAGAAAATCGAAGACGCGGTCCGACATTCCGGGATTCAGCCGCTTGGCTTTCCGAATTGCAAACTCGATGTATTCCTTATCGCGGGATGTGTACTCGCCACGCTCGTCGATGTAAGTGCGGTAAACGGGGAAGCAGGCGATGGTCTCGCGGATGCTGTCGCGCAAAGTCTTCAGCGTGAAGTCGCGTGCGCGCCGATCGCTCGAGGAAATTTCGCCGAGCAGATGCGTGAGCACGTTTACTTCGCTCGAGAGCGCATTGTGCATGATGAGCTTTTTACTCTGATAAATGAGCGTGTCGACATCCGTGACTTGCCCGGCGAAGCGCAGATAAATTCGGTCGAAAGCATGTTCGTTGCTCTGGTCAATAAAGAGCCCGTTTAGCTGATTGGTGAAGTCGTAGCCACTGGTGCCGTCGACCGGCCACTCATCCGGCAGCTCTTCGCCCATTTCGAGGATCTTTTCGACGACCACATATAAAGGATGCTTGCGGTACATCCAGTCGTTCTGGGAGAAGACCTGCTGGATTTCAAGCGATATGCCGTTCTCGGCGAGCGGTACAGCCGGTTCCGCGCCATTTACGCACGCAGCCGCGTATAGCAACTGCAGGCGAATGAGATATTGCCGCGGATTGAGCATGCCGTCACAGTGGTCGATGCGCACGCCGGTAATCATTCGCTCGGCAATCAGGCGGCGGAGCATGCGATGCGTGGCGGCAAAGACGCGCGGATTCTCCATGCGCAGGCCGACCAGGTCGTTGATGTCGAAGAAGCGACGGTAGTTGATCTCTTCGCCTGAAACTCTCCAGTGCGCCAGCCGGTATACCTGAAGTTCCAGCAGCAAATGCAGAAGATCGAAGCTGTGCGGCTCGTCGGCGTGTCCGTTGATATGCTCGAGCGCGCGTCCCAGGAGCTGCTGCACTGCAGCCGAACTCTGCAGCAGCTTCTGCCATTCCGGACGAATCTGGTTCCAAATCCGGCTGCGCTCCTGCGCCTGTGCGGGATCCGTACTGCTGTGTTGCGGCAACGAGCGCAGACGTTCTAGCAGCCCGCGGAATCGAGCCAGATCGCCGGTCGAATCCGATTCTGGCAGAGGACCAAGCGCTTCGAAGATGAGTGGAAGCGTCTGCGGATCGAGAGGGAAGTCGTGATCGTAGTACCGGACCACGAGCTCTCCATCTTTCTCCCGAATCTGCAGCTTTCCGCCCTCGAGTTCTTCTCCATATTGGTCGCCCAAAACGGGAAGCAGCAGCTTGTTATGCAGCTCGGGCTTCAGCGGATTCCAGTCGATGTCGAAAAACTCGCTGTACTCGGAGGCTCGTCCGTGCTGCAGCACGTCGCGCCACCACGGCGTCGCGGTGCTCACGCCCATGTGATTAGGAACAATGTCGAGCACGATCGACATGCCGCGCGCATTCAGGTCGCTGACCAGCGCGCGCAGGTCTTCCTCATTTCCAATTTCGGGATTCAGACGATCGTGGTTGATGATGTCGTAACCGTGCACGCTACCCGGCCGCGCTTCGAGCAACGGCGAGGCGTACAGATGCGAGACGCCGAGATCGTGAAGATAATCGGCAAGCTCCCGCGCCTGCTGGAGCCCAAATCCGTTATGGAACTGAATGCGGTAAGTAGAAAGAGGACGATTGCCGGTTTCGTTAACAATCTGTTCCAGTACTTCCGTGAGACTCAGCGATTCGGCAGCAGTGCTCTGATCGGTCGTGCGCATGCAACAACTTAGATGCAGCCTTCATGACCAATAGCCGCTTCGGCAGGTTGAACACGGAGGACACGGAGGTCACGAAGGAAGTTTCAGGTTAGGGCCATTCACGACACGGTGAATACCTTCTCGAAGATGAGTAACGTTGAAGTTCATCAGAATTCCTACTTTTTTCTTGCTCAACCGGAGATACGAGAGCAGTTGCGCTTTGTGCACAGGAGCAACTTGGTCGATTGACTTGATTTCAATAACGATCTGGTCCTCCACGACGAGATCCATCCGATATCCCAGATCGAGCTTAACCGTATCGTAAATAACCGGAAGAAGAACCTGCGTGTTCACTTGAAATCCGGCCTTGCGCAGTTCGTAAGCAAGGCACGCTTCATATGCGCTCTCCAGTAGGCCGGGGCCAAGCGCCGAATGCACCTTAAGAGCGGCCTTAATAACCTGATGACTGAGCTCGATCAACGACCACGCTGGTTTTGTGCCTTGCTCCACCCTCCGTGTCCTCCGTGTTCAAACCGAAAGGTGGTCAGCGTAACACAAGGATCTCGTGCCCGCTTCAGCCCAGCGCCTGGTCGAAGTCGGCAATGAGGTCTTCTTTTCCCTCAAGTCCGACCGAAATGCGTAACAGTCCCGGAGCTATGCCGATCTTTGCCGCTTGCTCCAGGGTCATGTAATGCAGGAAGTTCGAGGCTGGATGGACGGCCAAGGTCTCGATTCCTCCCAGGCTGGCCGCGCGTGAGGCTAGGCAAATGCGGCTGAGGAAGCGGTCGGCGGCTTCGTATCCGCCGTTCACCTCGAAAGTAAGCATTCCGCCGAAGCCCGACATCTGCTTTCGCGCAAGCTCGTGCTGCGGATGACTCTTCAGCCCAGGATAGTGCACGACTTTGACCGCCTTATGTCCCTTCAGGAACTCGGCCAGAGCCATCGCGTTCTCGTTGTGCTGCCGCACGCGGAGTGAGAGAGTACGCAGGCCGCGCAGCATGAGCCAGGCGTCGAATGGACCTAGGGTGGCGCCGAGGATCACATGTGCGTTCCAGATTTTCGTGATCGATTCAGAGCTGCCCATTACAGCTCCGGCGATCAGATCAGAGTGGCCGCCGAAGTACTTGGTTGCACTGTGAAAACTCAGGTCGATACCGAGGTCCAGAGGTCGTTGGTTAATGGGTGTTGCGAACGTGTTGTCTATCAGCGAGGTGATTCCGCGCGAGCGTGCGAGCCTGGTAACTGCCGTAATGTCGGTCAGAGTCATGAGCGGATTGCTCGGAGTCTCAATGAGTATGAGTTTGGTATTCGGCCGCACTGCTTTTTCGAACGCTGCAGTGTCCACCTGATCGACCTGAGTCACCTCGACTCCGAATCGCGGCAGGAAGCTGTTGAGCAGGTTGAGCGTGCCGCCGTAATGGTTCTTTTGTGCAACCACGTGATCACCCTTGCTCACAAGCGCCAGGACGGTTGCACTCACGGCGGCCATTCCTGAACCGGTCACCAGCGCCGATTCGGCGCCTTCTAAGGACGCGAGCACGCTCTCTACCTGGCTCAGCGTGGGATTTCCATAGCGCGTGTAGAACTCCGGATGCCGCG encodes the following:
- the treY gene encoding malto-oligosyltrehalose synthase: MRTTDQSTAAESLSLTEVLEQIVNETGNRPLSTYRIQFHNGFGLQQARELADYLHDLGVSHLYASPLLEARPGSVHGYDIINHDRLNPEIGNEEDLRALVSDLNARGMSIVLDIVPNHMGVSTATPWWRDVLQHGRASEYSEFFDIDWNPLKPELHNKLLLPVLGDQYGEELEGGKLQIREKDGELVVRYYDHDFPLDPQTLPLIFEALGPLPESDSTGDLARFRGLLERLRSLPQHSSTDPAQAQERSRIWNQIRPEWQKLLQSSAAVQQLLGRALEHINGHADEPHSFDLLHLLLELQVYRLAHWRVSGEEINYRRFFDINDLVGLRMENPRVFAATHRMLRRLIAERMITGVRIDHCDGMLNPRQYLIRLQLLYAAACVNGAEPAVPLAENGISLEIQQVFSQNDWMYRKHPLYVVVEKILEMGEELPDEWPVDGTSGYDFTNQLNGLFIDQSNEHAFDRIYLRFAGQVTDVDTLIYQSKKLIMHNALSSEVNVLTHLLGEISSSDRRARDFTLKTLRDSIRETIACFPVYRTYIDERGEYTSRDKEYIEFAIRKAKRLNPGMSDRVFDFLRDTLELKGGRLDEMMYRRRLYFALKFQQLSGPVMAKGLEDTVCYVYNRFVSVNEVGSSPKHFGVSPAEFHATNVKRAERWPSSMLATSTHDTKRSEDVHARLNVLSEMPKLWSAFVMRARRLNRNKKVTISDGRVVPDANEEYLLYQTLVGIWPWTEAAGDREQLISRVQEYMTKAVHEAKVNLSWVNQNQEYVDALCKFIAAILNDYGRANSFSSLLEDFLKPVSYFGMINSVAQATLKMTCPGNPDMYQGTELWDFSLVDPDNRRPVNFDLRKKMLSELRRQPEPAILVRQFLENYQDGRIKMWITMRTLELRREYPGLFQKGTYVPLESSDKNLYLCAFARIHEESGRTEAAIVVVPRLAYTLMAGKAEPPIGDVWGDATITLPEGVPSELRNVLTDKKVTATDRKMLCREIFESLPVAVLVTI
- a CDS encoding GxxExxY protein, which encodes MEQGTKPAWSLIELSHQVIKAALKVHSALGPGLLESAYEACLAYELRKAGFQVNTQVLLPVIYDTVKLDLGYRMDLVVEDQIVIEIKSIDQVAPVHKAQLLSYLRLSKKKVGILMNFNVTHLREGIHRVVNGPNLKLPS
- a CDS encoding PLP-dependent aspartate aminotransferase family protein; its protein translation is MKADHLKNASVETRLIHGDRELNATSAVAPPIFQTATFRGDSARDFADRASRPRHPEFYTRYGNPTLSQVESVLASLEGAESALVTGSGMAAVSATVLALVSKGDHVVAQKNHYGGTLNLLNSFLPRFGVEVTQVDQVDTAAFEKAVRPNTKLILIETPSNPLMTLTDITAVTRLARSRGITSLIDNTFATPINQRPLDLGIDLSFHSATKYFGGHSDLIAGAVMGSSESITKIWNAHVILGATLGPFDAWLMLRGLRTLSLRVRQHNENAMALAEFLKGHKAVKVVHYPGLKSHPQHELARKQMSGFGGMLTFEVNGGYEAADRFLSRICLASRAASLGGIETLAVHPASNFLHYMTLEQAAKIGIAPGLLRISVGLEGKEDLIADFDQALG